The genomic interval gaaggtAATAGGGTAGAGATAAGAAAGAACAGTCACGAGAGAGgtgagaaagaaaagaaatcacCGGGGAAGACGGGGCAGCAGAGATAGATATAGGGGGACCACTTCCTTCGGAGTGTGTTCTACTCTGGGCGAAGCTGGTGATGTCCGTCTTCACATGGACCGGCGATAATCCTCGGTCAGAGCTGATTGAACCGCCATTGATTGGCTGGATCAACTGCGTCATCGCGTTGGCAAGTGCCGAGGCTGAGGGGTTACCGGTGGATACGTATATTACACGAGCGGATATGGTCGAAACCACAGTACAGTGGTATTGTCAGTACAAACATGTGAAGATTTGGAGATGGGGGGCATCGGGGTGTACAGGATAGTGAAGAGCGTGGGGGAGCGATGATACCTAGAGTAGTACAGGGGGGTCGGAATACATTCTACATTGAGACACAGTAATGCAGAAACAGTTCCATATCAATCACAAGGCTCGGTATACCGTGTCGGAGTCCCGACACATGAACGGCCCGATTAATCTAGTAATACATCCCAGCCCAAAATCCTCTactcctcgtccgactcgtAGGTGAAGTCGTCCGGGACGGGCGcatcctccacgccttcctcatcctcatccactGCCGTCAACACACccgctgcagccgccgcgccagcagccggcGTGGATTCGGCAGCCACCGCGGCGCGAGCGGCGGCCCGTTGAGGAGTCTGCAATGAAGCGGTGCCAATGGCGGCCTGCAGACGGTCCTGGAGGGTTTCGGCCGGGGGTGCGGGCTGTCGGGTTTCTTTGCTGGCCTTGAGTTCGACCGTCTCGCGGGGCTCGTCGGGCTGCTTGTCCAGCACAACCACAACTCCACCGGTAGGCTGTAGAGATCGTTAGTATAAAACTTTCTAGATGGAGTGGGACATAACATACCCTCTTGACCGGTTCGTACCGCGGGTCCGGGAAAGTGAGGTACTTGAGCTGAGCCGGGAGAACTCTGGACAGGTTGTCTAGCTCGTAGCCAACCTTTTCCCgctcggccttcttcttctggctctcAGCAGCGGCCTTGTCGGcctccttgccctcttcgtccttgccctcgtcgtccttgccctcttcatccttgccctcttcGTCCTTACCCTCGTCATCCTTGGCCGCACCCTCGTCggtctccatcttctccggaAGCTGGTCGGAAACCTTGGGTGTCGTGGGGGTCTGGTCAATGTCCATGCTCTCGCGACGTGCCTGCTTTTCCCGACGTTGCGCGCGGCGTTTGGCCTGGGCAGTGGTCGAGAGAACAGCGgtcttcaccttctccggTGCTTCCTCGGCCTTCACTTGTTGCTCAGGGGGATAGTCAAAGAGACTTGGCCGGGTATTGCTGTGGAACTTGAAGTGCGGGACCTCGAGTTTCTGGTCCACGCCGATCACAGAGGTGGGAGCAAAGCTGAGCGACAGGAAGTGCGTGAGCGGGAACCAGTACCAGTACTGCACGAATACGGCGGCGCCAACAATACCAGGCATGTTGAGGTTGCCCGTCTGTGTTTGCAGGCTGATCGTGCAGTTGCGGCCACCGGCATCGATAATGCCCAGGGCGACAGCACAGCCGAACTTggccatggcatcttcgTGGCGGTCtccgatcatcttcatcatggccttACGGAGGCTGGTGACGCGGGGGTTCATGGCCTCGTTCTGCTGGACAAGAACCATGGCGAGCGAAATCAAGGCACCTTGCCGGACAAAGTCGGTCGAATCCTTCAGCATCGGCTCCAGCAGGTCGATGGCCTCGTCAAGTCCAGTTCCGGCGCAGGAGATACCAAGCGCCATGGCAGCACCGTACCGGACGTGAGGGTTGTAAGACTCCGAGAGCAGCTCGACCATGCGGGGAACACTTTGGTACTTGCGGAACAGGATGAAGCCCAAGCTCAGCACTGCAACCCGGCGGACATCATCGTTGACATCACTGACGGCGACGTGGAGAAGCTTGCGAACAGCCTTGTTGCTGCCACTGCCGCAGTAGGCCAGAGCGATGGTCATGATACCACCGTAGCGGAGGGTAGGATCGGGATCACCGAGCAGACCATTGATCAGTTCGTCGGCCGCTTCCTGGCGTCCGTACATGATCAAAGCCATACCCATGGCCAGACCACGGACAATCTTCTCGTGCTGCGTCTCGTGCGCATACTGGATCATATCCTCCAACGCTTTCATGTTGCCAGTGCCCAGCATGACCAGACCCATGGCGAGACCGACAGCCTCACCGTTCAGAGCCGAATCGGTGTAGAGCACGTTCCGGAGATCTTCATAGATGCCCTCGTCGCCAGTTGCCATGCCTGCAACACCCAGCCCCAGAGCTCCGCCGTGCTGAACCA from Penicillium psychrofluorescens genome assembly, chromosome: 5 carries:
- a CDS encoding uncharacterized protein (ID:PFLUO_007949-T1.cds;~source:funannotate), with product MVGIASAAGLVGFLSEPDPELKVFALKSLDAQVDLLWTEVVNAVPEIEALYEDESFPERELAALVASKVYYHLQEYNESMVLALGAGKLFKLDHGGEYEETIIAKCVDTFISLSAAQRPAGGDQPANLNTAFPASGEGATSTSASLTSPITPFSKSALPSKSLLSRQEVPGIDAAHSGGDDASVQHTDTPLVLKRGVQGQLQAVIESLFEECFRQKRYRQVIGIAVEAKSLDVLRMAIIRASEDEKKQQGESRRSEELLEYVLDICMGIVQERGFRNEILKLILELLNEIPSPDYFSIAKCVVYLNEHSMASVILRQLVEKGDSRSLAVAYQISFDLYDNSTQEFLQKVRQEIAELVPENEKENNENDGEPTESDPLLEDQGQSSRPSGDGDENLLDDSLSAFKSILAILDGKKSIQLNLEFLYRNNKADIAILNKIRDSLEARNSIFHTAVTLSNAFMHAGTTHDKFFRDNLEWLGKAVNWSKFTATAALGVIHRGNLSQGQKLLQPYLPREHIAGVGGSGSVYSQGGSLYAFGLIYANHGGMAVDLIRDHFKKATEEVVQHGGALGLGVAGMATGDEGIYEDLRNVLYTDSALNGEAVGLAMGLVMLGTGNMKALEDMIQYAHETQHEKIVRGLAMGMALIMYGRQEAADELINGLLGDPDPTLRYGGIMTIALAYCGSGSNKAVRKLLHVAVSDVNDDVRRVAVLSLGFILFRKYQSVPRMVELLSESYNPHVRYGAAMALGISCAGTGLDEAIDLLEPMLKDSTDFVRQGALISLAMVLVQQNEAMNPRVTSLRKAMMKMIGDRHEDAMAKFGCAVALGIIDAGGRNCTISLQTQTGNLNMPGIVGAAVFVQYWYWFPLTHFLSLSFAPTSVIGVDQKLEVPHFKFHSNTRPSLFDYPPEQQVKAEEAPEKVKTAVLSTTAQAKRRAQRREKQARRESMDIDQTPTTPKVSDQLPEKMETDEGAAKDDEGKDEEGKDEEGKDDEGKDEEGKEADKAAAESQKKKAEREKVGYELDNLSRVLPAQLKYLTFPDPRYEPVKRPTGGVVVVLDKQPDEPRETVELKASKETRQPAPPAETLQDRLQAAIGTASLQTPQRAAARAAVAAESTPAAGAAAAAGVLTAVDEDEEGVEDAPVPDDFTYESDEE